GGTATTGTCCATGTGAAATCATCTTCAGCAATCATTTTTCTCTTGAGCAGATCCTGTGCTCTGCATGCCAAGTAACTTGTCAACAAAACAAGAATAAACACAAGCAAGCTCTGCAGACCCTTGCTGCAACAAAAGCATCACCCATCCATTAATATTGTTAAGTTGGGAATTAAACGCAAAGGCATACTCAATCCAATCCTGTTGGCATGACGACAAGGTGCTGCCATTTTCTCGAACAGAACTATCATCCATTAGTGCATCCCAAAATACTTCACATATACTGATATTGTATGTTGATCACTTAGTTTGATTGTATAACTGCATGGAGTTACCTGCAGAGACAGGTTGAAATCGAACAAACTGCTACATCAAGATACCATTGAGATAACTAGCATTCCTCAACAAATGCACATATTATCCTGAGTTCTGAGTTTATCTTCTATCTTGTAATGAGATTACAACAATACCTCAaacttctaaaaaaataaataaacaacgGCAATACACATTACTCCATGACCAAAACATAATTAAAGATTTAAAGTATCAAACATTTGATGGGAAAAGAATTGGACCTGTATTTCATCAGCGACCTGTCCATTTTAAAAAATACTGTGCTCaccaattatatttatttattgctGCATAAATAGCTTTACTGGCAGAGCTCAGCTAGGACTCTATTCATGTGAGAAATAGTGTTCCCTTCAGCATTTCAAGTCATTCAGCGATAGGAAACCTAACATTCTCATTCATCAGTACAACAAACAAAATCCATGTCTAAGCAAAATCAAACAAAACAAGTTGATTTAACTTCCCATGACTTGCATCAACCAACACTCCAATTTACACAACAAGAATAATATCTATTTCATGAATTTCTGAAAACAAACATCCATATAGCACTCCGTAATTCAAATGGTATATGTAGGATAAGACTCGTACAGCGGCATTACTCTACAGTCCTAATGTATAATAATATCTGCTagtttttgcttttcttttgttGCGAACGAaaacccaaaaaataaaaaataaaactacaaaagAAGGTGAAGCAGATTGCAAATAGAAATTCGAAACGACAGTTGAGAAAGTACACTTACAGCACGAAACTTGTCGGATCTCGAAATGCCACGCCTCCTACCTACGAAAATGTTATGACCGACCATCAAAATTTtgcaaggaaaaagaaaaggaaactaATGCAATGCAAAATAAGCGAGCACGAAAAAGAAAAATACTAGGATGGCTAACTCTTGGGCCAGGCGAAGAGAGAGAACGTGTGACAGTTGGGGTACTATTATCAAAATACCCAGAATTTTCCGTGGCTCAAGCTATAGTTTGCTCGTTTCGAAGGTAGACAGGGCACGAGAAGGAGGAAGGTCCAGGGTTTCGCGGCGGATATTTATTAGGGTTTCTGGAAGGCTTTAATAGGGATGTCAATCGGAAAGGCATGGAGCCGAAGAGGGGTTGGACCGTTGGAGTCGCAGGGGAAGAGCCGAGACCTTCGCGTCGTAGCCTGTAGCAACCCACGTAAGAAAATTCGTCTTTAAAAAAGGAATTTTCTCCCCATCGCTGCTCGCTCGGTCATGTTGAGATGCTTAAAGGGTTTATTTCATGAACAACCCAATAAAGTTTGCTTCGGTTATTGCTGACTTCTCCTTTCAATGTTCCATAAAGAGATTGCACTTTTTTTTCTAGATAGTTGATCgtattttgtttaattttatgtaaaaaatgatgacataaaattatttataaatttacatatgatttgtaatatttttttggtCCATATTAACGTTGGATAGCAACCtacaacttttctattttttggcTTAGATATGTAATTTTTCCCCATGCTATCTTTTGCAAGTACTTCACTTTATTTATTCAAATATTGGATGCCATTAGTAGATGAAAAACAAAAGCATGCATTTACTTTATCATTAGACGAGATATCTATTGTGAATTAGTTATTAACCGATGAGCAAATATTCCATTTCAATAGCTAATTAAGCAatcataactaaaatatttagtattattgGAATTTGATAGATCtcatttatgtaaaaaaaaaaaaccatgcaAGCTATGTATAAAAGATAATGATAATAATCAAGACAGTCTAACTATCTAGTTAAGTACGAAGAGGAAGATCTATAAACTCCGCCATATAGTtatatcttcaaaaaaattattagaaaaaaataagatattgGTCTGGATACTTTATGAagcttttttatatatttttactgTCATTTTTTCTAAATTAGATATTTGTATATAAACCTTCTCGAGCAATTAATATTTTGCAAACCTTTTGCCTTCTACGTTATTTTACAACTacactcttttattttcttggaaGGCTTTCATAATTTGTTAATTATTTACAAgaacaaaaattatttcaaaGGCATAATCAtagatatttcaaaaaaattatcatgaatcTAAACTAATGTTCACTACGGTATAAATAAAGTATTATAATAGAATAgattgtttcaaaaattttacttcGCCTTTCAATACAACTGGTGCCAGAATTTTgtgtaaaaaataataatgatgataataTAATCAGATAAATCGTTATAATCATGAATTGCATAAATTTTTCTTCActtatatgcataaaaaatttttaaaaataaattattaaaaaaatctatataaaaagAACAACATGAttcttttaaggaaaaaaaaaaacaacaacatatCCAACGGTTCTTTCAGAGTATTGTATCCCCATTCACATGGATGGGAACTGAAACACagaggaaagaaagagaaaagaataaaaagaaggaaaaatggAGAAAAGAAAATAGtgaagagaaaggaggagaaaatgaaaaaaaaaaagaaagagaaaaaaaaaaaaaaggaataaaaagGAGAGGGAGATCTAGCGGGATAAGTGACCGCGACTGCTATGGACAGGACATTTAATTTGATGAAGAAATTGGGACGCCGTGGAATTTAGAGTCTTGGCTATAACGCCGAATTTCAACCCTGACAACCCAGCGATCCAGAAAAAATAAAGGGGCAGCATACGTAAATCATTTTATTCTTATCCGGTTTTATCCACAACCTTCGTGAATCCGCTGTCCTCGACCGCTACGGTAGTCGTTGAAGTAGAAAGACAAAGACCAACCTACCTACACGATGAAGCCAGTTCCACCACAAGAACCCCAGGGGGGCGCTCGAGTAATTTGGCGTGCAGCTCTATGGCTTTTAGAGCCGTTACGTTATCCACCCTCCCCTCCCGCTCTCCCACGTCTCTTTGTTACGCCTGGAACTCATCGAGACCGAGAGAGATCGAGATATCAGAGAAGAAAAGAATCTCAGATGAGGTAAGAGAACCCTAAACTCACATTCTCGTCGTCTTTATCTATCTCCCTCTCCCTTTCCTTGTTTCCAGGGTTCGATGGAGTTCCAGAATCCCCACATTAATCTCCCCTAGTGGGCCAGGATCTCCGCTTCCTCTTTGATGGCTTCTTGATGGGATTAGCGTtcggattttctttctttcttttgttgttgttgttgttgaggTAGCAATTCGCTTTTCCCATGGGTTTTGGATTGCAGGCAACTGCGCACTTTGGAGGTTTGCATTGGAGATTAGGACTGGTGCCGAGTTCTGGCATGCGAGTACTCTAAGACTCTGGAAAGACTGAAAAATGCGGCGTTTCGTAGATGATCTTAATGAGCACTTCAATGGTTTTGTACCACGGGAGTGTTATATGTTTCAAAAAGGGCAGGCGTTGGTGGAGGAGATCTTTTGCCTCTAACATGTTTGCCATTGCTCCTGAGAGAAAGCGTGCTTTCTGTTTGGTTCCCTGTGCGAAACATAAACACACGAGGAAGAGAACCTGGTGGGAGGAGTTCTTTTCCGATGATGCTGATGGCAGCTGGTTTGGTTGGAGTGCGGAGGATGTGCTTGGTGATGCTTATGGCACTGATAGAGATGATGGGGAAGAAGAGATGTCAGAGGATGAGAAGTTTGAAGCTTGGAAAAGGAGAGCCGAGGCAATATCTGAGCTCCGTGAAGCACAAGAGGATGCAACAAATGCAGAAAGTCGGGCATGGGAAGATTGGCTTGGGGGAAATGGGTCATCCAATGTAAATACTTCATCTAGGGATCAAGAATGGAATGCAGGAGCAGAAACATTGAATGAGGTATCTGATGATCCAAATGAGACGATGCGGGAGAATGGTATTGTTAAGGCCATCAAAGATTCAGTCGGTGAAAGTGATGACGACTTGTTGTTTGAGGACAGGGTTTTCCAATATGCTTCAACAAGCTCGGTACATAGATAAACCATCCGTACTACTCCACCTGCTTGAGTTTATTAACAGTTTGCTTAGATTTAACAGTTATCCTCTATTTTGATGCCCAGCTACCATTTTTGTATGATACCCTGCACATCTTTGCTATACTAACTTGCCCCCCTTTATGAAGTTGAGAGGAGACATGCTAAAGATTAATTAGGTGGAATCAGAGGGATTTTTGATTGTGCAATCACAAGAACTTTGAGACATTGTATATTGCCTTTTGAATTGTTGTGAATTTCTATATATCAATGTGGCTTTAGACTCACAACTCTaactaaataattatatataaaacctTTTACAGGTTCATATATCCACAAAGAATAAGACCTCTATCCACTTCATAGACTTTGCTTGATTTGTTATGCTTGATCTGCCATTCTACATATTAGCATGGTTGTTACAAAGGATTCATCTTTAAATAGGGGGATGTTAGTTTATCATGCTAAAATGTGAATTAATGAACTTTGTTTTACCTTGAAAGGGTATATTGGTTTTTTGGTGGCATTGGACACATAATGTATGTATGAGGCTAATTAGCCTTTTGGTTAACTCAAGCACATATTGGTAGCCTCACCCGCTCAACTGGTTTGGCAGATTTGTTGCATATGATCCAGCATTCTAAATGCCTGTAATCATTGCAGTCATTTGTATTCTTATGGGCTGAAATTCAAACAGCAAATTACTTTCTAACTTGAACATATGGGaagaatatttctttttatttttattttttttgttgggaACTTGAAATGGAGAATTATAGCTTGCAATTGCAAAACAAACTTGCATCAATTTTAGGTTATTCAGACTATTATAGAGAAGTGCATCTGCTTTGTTGGTCAAGTTTGGTGTTTGCAGATGCCTGGTCTTTGGCACTGCATTCATGACTATGAGCCAGATGTGAAAAGCTGATGCTGGCACTTTCAGATTCACTATGCATGTTTTGCCCTCTTCAATGTAAAGGTTGATCAACATGTCTGCCCAAGCTTGGGTTTTACCATATATGTGCAAGCCAGTATATGAAAGGGCCACATACATGCATTAATGACATGTCTGGGCTATTAGATATCTAGGCATGCTCACTCAAAACTCTAGATATCCGAGAAGCTGACCAGACTTCAGTGTGAGCAAGGTTGCCAAAAGGTCCTTGAAAGTGCAAAAGGGTGGAtaaattcaacaattcaagaaaaCAACTATGGTTTGCTGGTTTATATAAGGCCTGCCACATTGGTAGCTGACCTTGAAGCCTGCCTACAGCGATAGGTTCCTAGACATCTATTAGGTCTAGCTATAGCTTAACTGGAGATGTTTCAATGTTGCCTCAGCACCATTATTGTGAACAGTTGTCCATGAGAATTGCATGCAACTGTGCCTAGAGTGTTGTAACATGAATGAAAATATCAATATGTGCAGAAGAGAGAAACCTACGACGGAAAGTGATGTGGGGTAGCATAACGTAAGCATCTTTTAGATGCTTATAACTGAACCTTTTGTTTGCTAGAATTTCCAGTTTGGATCTGAACATTGAAAGAAGTCAATTAAGAGAGATAATTTTTCCAAGGAATCCAATTCATGGATGTCTAGGGTCTTAATCTAGGATTTAGATAGAGACCTGATGACTGTTATTCAAAGAAAAAGGAATTGTAGGTCTCCTAGAGTAAATTGCAGCAAACTAATTTTTGAGTTTAGGAAGGAAGAAAAGTAAGAAAAccgaaacaaactggaaaaaaaATCCAACAACGAACAAGACAAAGAAGATGGTATCTGGTGGCTTCAGCTCACTGTGATCTTGGCCTCACATCTAGGGTTGCAAGCCTCGTGCTAATTATATGACACCATACGTAAAGAGAAAAGAACCAGCAATCTGATTAAATTTCTGCATATCACATGAAGAAGTGACCATCCTCTTTACAGACTTCAAACCTTTTCTCAACCTTGTAGCTTAGGTAAGTTCTTTGTGCAACAAATACaaccaaaaaattcaaaaattgtaACATTCAGATTTATATCGAACCAAAAATTACAATATATCAAGACTTTTTTGGAacttatttttgatgattttagaCATTCCTGACCTTGCTATGCCTAATGCAATACTTGTATGCACTAATCCTATTCAAAACAAAACTTCTAAACTACTCCCAgaacaaaaaaaatctaaagtttAACATGGAACTCCTAAGCTAATGCAAACCACAATAAGAAAGGCAAAAAAGGCCCCTCAATGCTGCTTCTTTGTTGATTAAAGCCTATAGAATACTGGCAAAAATAAGAAACAGACCACAACTTGAGCACAGACTATGCCTGATTGGGCACTTAATGCTTTATTTATAACACGATTTCTTTTCTATCAATATCTGTATGCTTATCGTGGATTTGTGGTCAGATGACAACAATTGCTAACTTCccagactcttttttttttttttttttttttataaaattgccaTTTGTGTTGCTCTTGGACTAATTCTTCTGTCTATTTTTCTTGCACTGTGAAGAGATTACTCATATGCTTATTCAATTGTTGGCAGTTGCTCACTGATTGAAACTATTTTCAGGCAAAATTTATCGCTTTGTTGATCATCATTCCATGGACGTTAGACTTTCTGGTGCATGAGTATGTTCTCATGCCATTTTTGGACAGGTAATCCTGTATTTGTTCTTGTGATTTAAATATACCTACTATACCATAACTCCACGCTCTTTTTGAATCTTCACAACCTTGTATATCATTAAGAAACAGTGAATTTATTATGAAAAACATTAAAtacaaaatctaaattttatgatatcattgatTTTCCTGATCTTATTTAGTATTTTATCTCCTAAACACTTAAAAGGTCAAGATTGTTTACAGCTTTGACAGCGTCAATGTTACCATTCCTGAAGCAATGTTAGAAAGCACACATAATGATGACATTCTCAGGTGCAATGCTTGTATGGTGCTTTCCAACATATTGAAATGGCAATAGCAAATCTGGACCTTACATGATGCTTGAAGGACATCAAACAAAACCATATCACCCTGAGAGTTTCTGCTTTTTATATATCTCTTGAGGTTCCCCTTTAAAATCCTCAATGCAGAGATTCCTGGTTGTGTTTATTCATGAGCATTGATTCCCTAGAATTCCTTTTGAGGAAATGATCTGATAGCCATTTGCATGGTTATCCATCAATCATACAAGACTCAAATGATTTTACAAGTTTTCTATTAGGAAAATAGAGCACAGGGCTGATATATTGTGCATGAATAAAAGCATTGAGATGTCAACAAGGTCCAATTTAAATAGTCAAAATAAGGTAAAAATGATAAGTTTCTGTATTTTGACAATAAGAGATGACGCATTATTGTTACTTATTTGTTAAGGAAAAAAGAAGCAAAATTCTGAAATTCTGAAAGGCAAACTAAAGGCCAATAAACagagaaatatttcaaaaatatttaatgaTCTTGTAATGAACCTACTATACAAGTTTAGCATCAGCCATATCCAAATATCTTTACCTCATATCAATTACTAAGCGATCTTATCACGAACCTACATCTTCACTTCTGCCCATTGATCTTCTGCTTACATTCCTTAACGAAATTTCTAAATATTAGAAACAGATGAGGCTCTGTTTTCTCAGTCAATGGAAGTGCTCCCCAATAAATGAGGTTTTGAAGGAGCATTCCAAGTATATCTAATTCTAGTTAGAATGGCTtgctaaaaaggaaaaaaaaaaagagactaaaTGAGGGAAGTTAAATCCCTTAGATTATTGGTAGTGATATATCTTGCAGGCTGATGGCTAGGATATTTCAGAAGGCTTTATGCATGTCTCTCTGTTCTTGCCTTCTAATCCACTCTGATATCTGCCCATGTGTGCTGCATCCATAATGCCGGTCACTTCTTTTCACATCTCTCTGTTATGGCTATTTTCCATCACATGTTTGTAAGTATCTCTCCAGCAGTGGGACAATTGTTATGTCATAGCAATTTAGATGTAAAGCCAGCTGCTCCTTGATCTTTTTGTGCTTCATTACTCAGATCAATGTTATctgtttcaccaaaaaaaaaaaaaaaaaagaaaaatttttctctgtTTTAGGTAAaacaaaaggaggagaaattcttGTCCATGTGTTATTGATGAGAGAACATAAATTGCATTTCACTACTAATTGATTGCCATTGGTATCTGTTTCTCCTTTCAAAGAGTGCTTGAATTTCTATAAGGATGGCAACTTATGAGGATAGTGTGATCAATGAACTACTTCTTCTTTTAATGCTGCAATTGTTTGATTGCATTTGGTGCATTGCGATGGTGTAGATGTGACCATTGCTCTTATCATAAGCTTTTATATGCTGATCTTTTATGTACAATAGATATGTGAAGACTGTACCACTTGCTGCTGAGTTGCTTGATGTACGAAGACATCAAAAACTTGAGATGATAAAGACTCTAAAAGTAGAGAAAGCAAGATTCCACTTAGAAGTAGAGATTGGTAAATCTCCTCCACTTTCTGATGAAGAAGTCTGGTTGGAGTTGCGGCACAAGGCGTAAGATGGATCTTTTTTGGCTGATTGTCTaccataattttaacatatatcTGTGTGTGCATGCGTATGCATGAGTGCATATTTGATCGCTTATTTTATGTCCTTGTATTGTTGTTAAAAAGAATTACATATAAGTCGAATGACTTTTCATCGAAAGGTCATTCCTGTTGTTTCTATGGACCTTTTTGCACTTATTTTTAACTGCATAAGTTGGAATTATAGTGTTACAAAGTGAAAGATCTGGAGTTTCTTGGTCATATGAAGGAAGTATGAACATTTAATGTGAATGACAACATTAAAGAAGCAAATAAACCCACTCATTGGCAAAAGAGAGAATTTCcatttttcatcatatgaacCATAAGTTATATGATCTATATGTAGTGGAAACTCCACTGAGCTTGCTTaactttttctcaaaaataatcTATAGGAAGAATTATACACCTTATGATTCTTCTATTCAAGGCAAACTCATTGTATGACCTTGAGTTAAAGGGAAACTTGAGAAGGTATTAGACTATATGTTACTATGTGTGTAAGTTTGTGCATGCCAGGTTGACATTGACCCAACTTTGTTGTTGTTCGCCTTTGCCTACACATAATAGGACTTGTCAGGACTGTGTAAACTATGAGCAGGTGCTGACCTGGCTATAGATTTCCAAGCCTTAGCTGCTCTGAGTTATTCATGTCTTTATTATGTCATATGTGTTCATAACCTGGTGCACTGTGTCATTGTGTCAAAACCATTAGAAAGGCTGTGAACTATAACAGTTTAGTCTGTGTAGCTTCCATAATTAACCTAATCACCGATTCTTCTAAAATATTGAAAATGACTTAGAAGATGTTTTGAGACTTTGAATGTTGTAATTACAAACTAAAACTTTTTGATTCTATTATAATCTTGGTTCTTCTTTCGTGCTGCTTTATCAGGTTAGAATTAAGAGATGAATGGAGATTGGAGAACCGGAAAGCATTTGCTAATATCTGGTCTGATATGGTGTATGGGATTGCATTATTTATTCTTATCTACTTTAATAAGAGCAAAGTGAGTGTTGTATCTAATATCTTActaacttattttttatttagagaaTTTGTTTCTTTTACTACAATAAATTGCATTCATTGTATTTAAATCCTTATTGTCCTTAAAtgatctttcttcttcttgcCTTAAATATTGAATGCAATCTCATGGTCAAGGTTTCAAATCCTATGGGACAAAGGTGTTCCAGTTTCTCCATGCAACGAGATACCCTGCTGTCCCATGCCATTCTGATAGTAGTCTTGGTTATTCATCCTGATAGATATCTtccatctctctctcctttttcttttcttttgttatttcttttatttctttatttcttttcttctttcttttctttctttccttcttttcttctaccttactttctttgctttcttgtttctttcttttcttcttccttcctttc
The DNA window shown above is from Elaeis guineensis isolate ETL-2024a chromosome 8, EG11, whole genome shotgun sequence and carries:
- the LOC105050429 gene encoding protein DAY-LENGTH-DEPENDENT DELAYED-GREENING 1, chloroplastic isoform X1, which encodes MILMSTSMVLYHGSVICFKKGRRWWRRSFASNMFAIAPERKRAFCLVPCAKHKHTRKRTWWEEFFSDDADGSWFGWSAEDVLGDAYGTDRDDGEEEMSEDEKFEAWKRRAEAISELREAQEDATNAESRAWEDWLGGNGSSNVNTSSRDQEWNAGAETLNEVSDDPNETMRENGIVKAIKDSVGESDDDLLFEDRVFQYASTSSAKFIALLIIIPWTLDFLVHEYVLMPFLDRYVKTVPLAAELLDVRRHQKLEMIKTLKVEKARFHLEVEIGKSPPLSDEEVWLELRHKALELRDEWRLENRKAFANIWSDMVYGIALFILIYFNKSKVALLKFTGYKLLNNISDTGKAFLIILVTDIFLGYHSESGWQALVEIILEHYGLEVDQAAITIFICSFPVVIDACVKLWLFKILPKLSPNVANIFREMQRH
- the LOC105050429 gene encoding protein DAY-LENGTH-DEPENDENT DELAYED-GREENING 1, chloroplastic isoform X2, producing the protein MILMSTSMVLYHGSVICFKKGRRWWRRSFASNMFAIAPERKRAFCLVPCAKHKHTRKRTWWEEFFSDDADGSWFGWSAEDVLGDAYGTDRDDGEEEMSEDEKFEAWKRRAEAISELREAQEDATNAESRAWEDWLGGNGSSNVNTSSRDQEWNAGAETLNEVSDDPNETMRENGIVKAIKDSVGESDDDLLFEDRVFQYASTSSAKFIALLIIIPWTLDFLVHEYVLMPFLDRYVKTVPLAAELLDVRRHQKLEMIKTLKVEKARFHLEVEIGKSPPLSDEEVWLELRHKALELRDEWRLENRKAFANIWSDMVYGIALFILIYFNKSKVALLKFTGYKLLNNISDTGKAFLIILVTDIFLGAGIILSLAGRLWLR
- the LOC105050429 gene encoding protein DAY-LENGTH-DEPENDENT DELAYED-GREENING 1, chloroplastic isoform X3 codes for the protein MILMSTSMVLYHGSVICFKKGRRWWRRSFASNMFAIAPERKRAFCLVPCAKHKHTRKRTWWEEFFSDDADGSWFGWSAEDVLGDAYGTDRDDGEEEMSEDEKFEAWKRRAEAISELREAQEDATNAESRAWEDWLGGNGSSNVNTSSRDQEWNAGAETLNEVSDDPNETMRENGIVKAIKDSVGESDDDLLFEDRVFQYASTSSAKFIALLIIIPWTLDFLVHEYVLMPFLDRLELRDEWRLENRKAFANIWSDMVYGIALFILIYFNKSKVALLKFTGYKLLNNISDTGKAFLIILVTDIFLGYHSESGWQALVEIILEHYGLEVDQAAITIFICSFPVVIDACVKLWLFKILPKLSPNVANIFREMQRH